GGCAGTTTTGTTGCCCTTTTTCATAAATTCATTCCTTTTCCCGTTCACCGAAATCCTCACACATTCTAATGGTTCGCGCAAACTCGCTACGAGTTTAAAACGCAAAGGAGCCCAATCATTCCTGCCCCTCTCGCACGGCGTCAACATATTCTGAAAGCTGCGCCTGTTCGACGAATCCGGGGACGAGTTGGTTGCCGATCACAAAGGAAGGGGTTCCGTTGAACCCCAAGGTTTGACTAAGGCTCATGGAACTCGCGATATGTTCTGCAACCTCTGGGGAGTCCATGTCCTGCCGAAGCACGTCGACATCAAGACCGATATCCTTAGCAATTGCGAGAACGCTCTTCTCATCGGCGCGCCCCTTCATACCCATGAGCGCCCAATGAAACTCTTCGTATTTCCCCTGATTGCGCGCGGCAAGCGCCGCTTTGGACGCAAATACTGAACCCTCGCCAAGGATGGGCCACTCCCGATACACCAAGCGCACATTTTGATCTTTTTTGAGCATGGCTTGAACTTCACCCATCGCACTTCGACAATAGGGGCAATTGTAGTCAAAGAATTCAACCACAGTCACATCGCCGTCCCGATTGCCTAAAACCGGTGCATTTGGGTCTTGTTCCAAAAGAGCACGCTGACTTGTGAGCACATCAGCCACGGCCAATGACTCGTCTTCCAAGCGCTGTTTTTCGAGGATCGCAACCGCTTCCATGACTATTTGAGGGTTTTCAAGAATGGCCTCTAGGGCAAGTTCTTTTATCCGCTCGTCGCTAACCCCATCTGCATACGCTGCAAAAGGGACCGCAAGACACAGCGCCACCGACGTGGTTAAATTCCTAATGCTCATACTAAGTCTCCTGTTGGGGGAAATTTGATTTTGAGAACGCGAAAAAGGTTTTGCATCACGCCACCTCAATCCACGTCATCATGCCAGACGCGGCATGCGAAAGCATATGACAGTGGAAAAGCCACTTCCCCGGGTTGTCCGCAACAAAAGCAATCTCTCG
This Falsihalocynthiibacter arcticus DNA region includes the following protein-coding sequences:
- a CDS encoding DsbA family protein; the protein is MSIRNLTTSVALCLAVPFAAYADGVSDERIKELALEAILENPQIVMEAVAILEKQRLEDESLAVADVLTSQRALLEQDPNAPVLGNRDGDVTVVEFFDYNCPYCRSAMGEVQAMLKKDQNVRLVYREWPILGEGSVFASKAALAARNQGKYEEFHWALMGMKGRADEKSVLAIAKDIGLDVDVLRQDMDSPEVAEHIASSMSLSQTLGFNGTPSFVIGNQLVPGFVEQAQLSEYVDAVREGQE